Genomic window (Tolypothrix sp. NIES-4075):
AAGATGGTGCTGCTTCTTGTATGCTATCGCTGGTATAATAACCGATGACTCCTAAGATATTTTCTTGAGTAGCGATCGCATCAGCTATTTGCTTAATTTTATTTTCCTGCCAACCTGTACTCACAATTTCCAGAAACAACAGTCTTCCGTCAATTCCTTTATTCTGATTAAAATTATCTTGAACGTGAGCAAATCCGCGCAGCATTTGTTCGGCAATGTCATTTGAACCATTAAGCTGATCGTCAATAATGGGAACAGCAGCGGCAATTTTTAGAGGATTTTTGGCAATAGCAGCTTTGGCATTGTTGAGATAAATTCGTGCTTCTGGGTCATTTTGATTCCGAGCAAGGTATTTTTGGAAATATACAATAGCTTGGTTGAAATCTCCTTGTCCAAATGCAGTGCTTCCTCTTATCTTGTCGGCAAAAATTGCCTCAGAAATCCTCGGATTTTGGGGAATCAAAATTGCCTCACCGCAGCTAAAGCCCGATTTATTTTGGAAATCACAAATAGGGGGGTGTAGCGACCAGTTGATTAAGAATGCGATCGCGCTTCCTAATAAAACTAATCCAATAGGCAAAAATAGTTTCTTAGCAAGCCGATTCACCCTCAAAGAAAAACTTGTGCGATCGCGAACTGTCGTATAATTAAATTCTTCAGATTCACGCTGATTTTCGCGTTGAGATTTTTCCCCAGCACCCGAAGGCTTTGAATTTAAATTTAGCGATGTTTGCCCAGAAAGAGCAGTAATTACTTGTTCAGCAGACTCATAACGATCCTCTGGTTGATATGACAACATCCGATCTAAAATCTCTGCCAGATTGTCGTTTACATTAACGTATTCTCTCCAAATCCACCTATTTTGATTCCAAAGCTCATTTACATTTCTACCTGTAAGCAAACAAATGCAGGTTGCAGCTAAAGAATATAAATCTGAAGAAAAAAATATTCCTTTACCAGCTAGTTGCTCTGGTGGTGCAAATATCGGAGTTCCCATTGCCATTGATTGCTCAACAGGTATTTTTGGCTCTAATTTCCGCTTCACCGCAGCACCAAAATCTATCAAATAAAGCGTTCCATTTTCGTGACGAATGATATTAGAAAGCTTAATATCTCTATGAATAACTTGTCTTTTTTCATGTATGTACTTGAGTACGTTCAGCAGTTGTCTTAAATCCTGCACAACTTCAGGTTCTGAAAATCGACCTTTTTTATTAAGTTCCTTATCCAAAGTTTCACCTTGGACATATTCTTGCACTAAATAAAATAATTCTTTGCGGAATTCTTCTTGGGAATCAGAAGGTGCTGGCAATTCAAAGTAATCATACAATTGAGGAATTTGTTCGTGCTTGATATCTCTCAAAGCTCTTGCCTCTTCCTCAAAAGACTTTTTTATCGATTCAAGCTCCGACTGTGAAAAAGGATTTCTATTAGTATTTCTCGGCTGCAACTGCTTGACAACACACTGCTGCTGAAGGTGAGCATCCCATGCTTTAAACGTCTTGCCAAATCCTCCCCAACCTATTTGTTCTAAGGGTAGGTAACGAGTCTTCAAAATTAAAGTCATTCCACAGCTACTACAGTATCTCTGCTGGTGGTTCCTAAGATTGCGGAACTCATCAGGGACTTCGTTTTCCGGATACCGGCAGTTAGGATTAGTGCAGTAAATTTTCATTTTAGCTGAGTATGATTTATGTATAATAAAGCATTTTATCTAGCCTGTGACACGACAAATAATAAAAAAATCATCTATGTATTTTGGGAATTTTCATATAAATATATACATTCTTTTACCCGTAGTAAGCGATTTATCGCTTATATTGGGCACTAAAGTGCCCACTACGAGTAAAGACGTTCCGTTGTCACAGAATTAAGCAAAAACGCTTAATTTTCAAGTTTTCACGCTCCCATTCCAGAATACTGCTTTAATCCCCGACGCCACAGCAAGCGATTTACACCCAAAAATACCAAAAACCAACCAATCATTGTCAAAAATCCCCGCGTTATATCTACAGGTAATCCAACTAAAAGACTCGCTGGGAAATTAATCAAATAAGGAAAAGGTGTTAAAAGTACGATCGCTCTCACAGGTTCGGGAAAAACTTCCAAAGGTGCAATTAGTCCCGATAAAAATAAATAAAATAAATACCAAAAATTTTCTAACGCGCTAGCTCGTTCTGTCCAAAAAGCAAACATCGCTAAAGTATATTGAATCACAAACCGCAATGCAAAAGCTAGCATTACCGACACTGCAAACAGCAACAAGTTAGCAAAACTCGGCAACCAAAAAGTCTGAGGATAAAGTATAAAAAACAATATTACCAAGAGTAAAGTAAACGGTATCCGCGCAAGTCTTTCGGAAAGATGAGAACTAATATGATGCCATGCTGGATCGAGTGGTTGTAACAATCGTGGCGAAAGTTTGCCTTCTACTACTTGTTTTTCAAACTCCCAAATTACCCAAACAACTGTAAATTGCCTAACTAAAAAAACTGCCAGAAAGTAACGCGCAAAATCCACTGGTGTCAAACCGAACTTTCCATTTTGCGCTGCTTGTATCCAAACACCCATCAAAATAATCGGCAAAGAGCCGGCAAGAACCCATAAAATTGATTCGGCTCGATATTCAAGCATGTGGGCGTAATACACTGAAAGCAAAGTTAGGGCTTTTTTAATAATTTTTTTCATTTTACTTTTGAGGGTAGCATCTTTATTATTAAACACTTAATCTGTTAGGTACTGCGATCGCTTTTTTCGCTGTCTGACAAATCTCAGATTATTTCCGTATTTGTACTGAGCTAAAAAAAATTAATAGTGCATATCTTAAAATATCCTGTTTGTATCAAAAGCAAAGCGTCTCACCTGAAGCGCGTGTAATCGCCGAAAATTTATGTATCTATGCAAAAGCAAAAAAACAAATTCAGTCACCTCACCGCAATAGAAAGAACTTATTTATCATTTCCGGCAAAGTTTTTATTGGAAAAAAACCTGCTGAAAGGTAAAATATTAGATTTTGGTTGTGGCTTTGGTAATGATGTTAAATTATTACAACAAAAAGGTTTTGATATTACAGGATACGATCCTTATTATTTTCCAGAACATCCTCATGAAAAATTCGATACAATAATTTGCTTTTATGTTTTAAATGTTTTATTTACCGAAGAACAAGCTAACGTGATTATGGGAGTATCGCACCTCTTAAAACCGGGAGGTAAAGCGTATTTTGCCGTGAGAAGGGATATAAAAAGAGAAGGTTTTCGAGAACATTATATTCATAAAAAGCCTACCTATCAGTGTACTGTGAAACTTCCCTTTAATTCCATTAAATTAGACGATAACTGTGAAGTTTACGAGTATATTCATTATAATCGCCAAAGAAATTCAACCAATAATTGTATATTTTGTAATCCTTATACGCATCTAAGTTTCTTAACCGAATCTGCCACAGCTTATGCCATGTTTGACGGTTATCCTGTAAATAAAGGTCATGTTTTGGTTATCCCCAAACGCCATGTTAGTAATTATTTTGATTTACCATTAAAAGAGCAATCTGCTTGCTGGCTGATGGTTAATAAAGTACAAGAAATTATCACCAAAAAATTTCAACCTGATGGTTTTAATGTGGGGATGAACATTAATCGAGATGCGGGTCAAAATATAATGCACGCGAGTATTCATATCATCCCTCGTTACAAAAGTGATACCGTCGGTGCTAAAGGTGGGATCAGAAATGTGATTCCGAAAATAAAATAGTTTGTAGGTTGTAGCGATCGCATTGAAAGTAAGCGCGATCGCTCTTATACAAATCTTACCCATAGCAGTCTGTTTAAAATTCGTGAAAAAACGATTTGCGTCAATAAGTCGGGGATTTAAAGCTTATAAATAACCACAGCTTGAGTGTTGGTAGCGACAGCTTATATTTTCATAACCACAGCTTGAGTGTTGGTAGCGACAGCTTATATTTTCATAACCACAGCTTGAGTGTTGGTAACGACAGCTTATATTTTCATAAGAATGCGATTAGCATTGGTAACGACAGCTTTTATCTTACCCGCCCAGAACTTTAGTTCTGGTCTAATAGCGCATTCCATTAAAATGGACTAAAATCGTTACTCAGTCTTCTTTAGAAGACTTAAGCTATTAGCCATAGGTTTGTAACCTATGGCTGGTAATGCAACTCATGCAAAATATCAGGTAAGCGATCGCACTACGACTACTAACGCTTTTTCTCTTAAAGCGATCGCCTTCTTCCCCATCATCCCAAACCTACTGCTGAATCTTTCTAATGAACTCCAACGCTTGTTGGTAATCAGCAGTTCTTCCTTGTTGTTGAAACAAAACTGCCGCTTTTTGTAAATCATTAATTGCACCTTGCTTATCTCCCAACTGATTGCGGATTATACCCCGATTGCCTTCAGAAGGCAGAAGTACGAAGGCAGAGGGCACTTATGAACCCACGTTTAAAAACGTGGGACGCGCGGCTGTGACGCTTTGTATCTCGCTCTACGCGTCTCGATACAATTCTTTGTTTAAACTGGGCTTTATACCCAGAACTAAAGTTTTTATTAATACTTCTTTCCTTCTGCCTTCTGCCCTCTGCCATCTGCCTTTCTTTGTAAGCTTCGGCATTGTTGGGATTAATCTTCAGTACAGAGTTGTAATCAGCAACAGCCCCTTGCAAGTCTTTTAATTCATATAACACAGGTGGAAGCGCGTAATAATATTTCATATCATGTCCGCACAATATATGTGATTTGCCGGACATGATATCACTATTAAATGAATTTATTCGGAGAATAAAGTATTAGGATCGATGCCTTGAGATTGCAAATAGGCAATAAGTTTTTCTTTCTGCTGACGTTCTTGTTCAGCACGTTGGCTTTCTTGTTCAGCACGTTGACGTTCTTGTTCAGCGCGTTGACGTTCTTGTTCTACCCTTTCTACTGCCCACGGTAACAAATTACCTGACTCATCCCACCAACGCAACCAGTAACCGATTCTACCTTCTTTTGTTCCTTGCCAAGTTCCTAAAAATAACTTCATTGAATCAATCCAATGAAGTCCATCAGAATTAGGTTGCTGCAATTCATATCGTCCATTTTCCAGTTTATAAAATTCTAATAACCCTCCACTTGCATCAAAAATTATGTAAATGGGAACTTTGATAATTTGCTCGTAGAAAAACCATTTTCCAGGGGGATAAGTTCGTTTAACTGAATATTCTCCCCCATCGCTATCGGAAAGAAATTCCATCACAATTGCGGGAATATCACCTTCTAAATTGGGTGTATAGCTTTTGCGTTCTCCTAAATTTTGATTAACATTTGCAACATAAACCCAATCTGGTGCTTTAGCAATAAATTGCCCGTTTAAAGTAGCGCAAAGAGCAAAGTTTGACGCAATCAACATTTGAGGTTGAATAAATCCTGCAATTTCTAAGCTTTCTTTCAAAGCACCAGCCAAAATTGGCTGTGATGTATTTTCCACAGGTTCATCCTCAAGTTGAAAATTCTCTGGTAAAGCTTCCCAAGAAATTACCAGTTCAGTCAAAGATTTTCCTTCACCGATTTGGGTTGCCATAAATGCTGCCTTTTGGTGGAATTGCTTTTATTTTATCGGGGTGAGGTTTTTTTGTAGCTTTTTTCAACGCAAAGGAACGCTAAGGTTAGCGCAAAGGTTACGCAGAGTCTTCTTTGAGATTTTCGATCTGACTACATTCTCCTCCTTATGAAACTTGACTATTTGCATGACTCGTGCTTTTCAGATACATGTGGAATTCACACAATCCAAGAGTCAAAATAGAAAATACAGGCTTTGCCAAAAAAGCCTACCTTTAAATAAGGATGTTATCAGTGGTATTACAAGTAGAAAAAAGCACTTACGAAGCGAAAACTCAAGAAATCGCCAAACAGCTTTTAGCAGCGACGCAAGAAAATCGTTCTTTCTTCGCTTCTTTGCGCGATCAAATGCGCTGGGATGATAAATTGCTAGCTTGGGCGATGAGCAATCCTGGATTGCGGGTGCAGCTATTTCGCTTTATCGATACTTTACCCGCTTTACACAGTAAAGCAGAAATCGCGGCGCATTTACAAGAATATTTGGGAGATGATTCTGTAGAATTACCGGCTGCTCTTAAAGGGATGCTAAATTTTGCTAACCCTGATTCTATGCCGGGACAAGTTGCCGCGACAACCGTAGGGACAGCGGTTGAAACTTTAGCACATAAATATATTTCTGGGGAAAATATTAAACAAGTCATCAAAACGGTTGAGAAACTGCGTAAAGAAAAAATGGCTTTCACCATCGATTTGCTGGGTGAAGCGGTAATTACTGAAACTGAAGCGCAGTTTTATCTTGACCGTTATTTGGAATTGATGCAACAACTTGCAGAAGCATCTAAGAGTTGGAGTAAAGTTCCGGCAATTGATGAAGCTGATGTTGCAAAAGTCCAGGTTTCTGTAAAGTTAACTGCGTTTTATTCGCAATTTGACCCGTTAGATGCTAAAGGTAGTGAAGAGCGAGTAAGTTCGCGGATTCGTACTTTGTTACGTCGTGCGAAAGATAGTGGTGCTTCTGTTCACTTTGATATGGAACAGTACGCTTATAAAAACTTAACTTTCAGCATCTTGAAAAAAATCTTGCTAGAAGATGAGTTTAAGCAACGCACAGATATTGGGATGACAATTCAAGCGTATCTGCGCGATAGTGAAGAAGATGCACGTAACTTGATAGCATGGGCAAAACAGCGCGGTTATCCGATTACAATTCGTTTGGTAAAAGGCGCGTATTGGGATCAAGAAACGATTAAAGCTGCACAGAAACATTGGCAACAACCAGTTTACAACGATAAAGCGGCAACGGATGCGAATTTTGAAACGATAACGCAGTTGTTGCTGGAGAATCATGAATATGTGTATGCTGCTATTGGTAGTCATAATGTGCGATCGCAAGCAAGAGCGATCGCTATAGCTGAAAGTTTAAATGTCCCCCGGCGTTGCTTTGAAATGCAAGTTCTGTACGGTATGGGTGATAAACTAGCTTCAGCTTTGGTTGATCGGGGTTATCGAGTTCGAGTTTATTGTCCTTATGGGGAGTTATTGCCAGGAATGGCGTATTTAATTCGCCGTTTGTTGGAAAATACGGCAAATAGTTCGTTTTTGCGGCAAAATATGGAAAATCGTCCGGTTGAGGAGTTAATTGCACCACCTCTTGTCAGACAAGGAGACTTCCCCCCCTCCCCCACTCCCCCACTCCCCCCCTCCTTCTTCGCTGCGGATACGGATTATGCTGAGGAAGAAGCAATAAAGCTTTCTCAGGAAGCTTTGCAAGATGTTCGTCGGCAGTTTGGGAAGACTTATTTACCTTTGGTGAATGGGGAGTATGTAGAAACTCAGGATGTTGTTGATTCTGTTAATCCGTCGAATTTTAGTGAGATTGTGGGGAAAATTGGGCTTCTGAGTGTGGAACAAGCACAAGAAGCGATGAAAGCTGCAAAATCTGCTTTTCCTGCTTGGAGGAAAACTCCGGTGAAGCAACGTGCGGGGATTTTGCGGAAAGCTGGAGATTTGATGGAACAACGCCGTGCTGAGTTTTCGGCTTGGATTGTTTTGGAAGTCGGTAAGCCTGTACGGGAAGCGGATGCGGAGGTTTCTGAGGCGATAGATTTTTGTCGCTATTATGCGGATGAGATGGAACGGTTGGATAAAGGTGTTAATTACGACGTTCCGGGGGAAAATAATCGTTATATTTACCACCCACGAGGAATTGCGGTAGTGATTTCGCCTTGGAATTTTCCTTTGGCGATCGCTTGCGGGATGACTGTTGCTGCTTTGGTTGCAGGTAATTGCACTCTCCTAAAACCGGCGGAAACTTCTTCTGTGATTGCTGCGAAGTTAACGGAGGTCTTGGTGGAAGCGGGAATACCTAAAGGTGTTTTTCAATACGTTCCGGGTAAGGGTTCGCAAGTTGGCGCTTATTTGGTGAATCATGTAGATACTCATGTCATCGCTTTTACAGGTTCGCAAGAAGTAGGTTGTCGAATTTACGCAGAAGCGGCAATTCTTAAACCCGGTCAAAAGCATATGAAGCGAGTAATTGCGGAGATGGGAGGCAAGAATGCGATTATTGTGGATGAAAGTGCTGATTTAGACGCGGCTGTTTTGGGAGTTGTACAATCGGCGTTTGGTTACAGTGGACAAAAATGTTCTGCTTGTTCGCGTGTAATTGTGGTTGAACCAATTTATAATACCTTTGTGGAGCGCTTTGTCGAAGCGACAAAATCGTTGAATATTGGCGAAGCGGATTTACCAAGTACTCAGGTAGGACCATGTATTGATGCTGCGGCACGCGATCGCATCCGCGAGTATATTCAAAAAGGACACGCTGAAGCAAAAGCTGTTTTGGAAATGTCAGCGCCCGATAATGGCTATTTTATCGGACCTGTGATTTTTAGTGAAGTATCGCCAGATTCGACAATTGCTCAACAAGAAATTTTTGGTCCGGTTGTGGCAGTAATTCGGGTCAAGGATTTTGAAGAAGCGTTGGAAGTTGCGAATGGGACAAATTACGCTTTGACTGGAGGACTTTATTCAAGAACTCCTTCGCACATTGAACAAGCGCAGTCTGAGTTTGAAGTCGGTAATTTGTACGTTAATCGCAATATTACAGGTGCGATCGTTGCTCGTCAACCGTTTGGTGGATTTAAGCTTTCGGGAGTAGGTTCTAAGGCTGGAGGTCCCGATTACCTGTTACAATTCTTAGAACCACGCACAATAACGGAAAATATTCAACGTCAAGGTTTTGCACCGATTGAAGGTGCAGATTAATGTAGGGGTGGGGTTTCCCCACCCTATTTTATATCGAACCGCGTTCGCGGAGCGTCTCGAAGAGAAGGGCGCAAAGAACGCGTTCAAGTAGCGTCTCCGACAGGAGAAGAAAAGAGTTTGATGAGTGATTTAGTTGTTAGATTAGCGGATTTTTCGGAGTTTTCGCAGATTAAGACTATTAGAAAGGTCGTTTTTCAAGAGGAACAAGAAGTTGAAGAAGCTTTAGAGTTTGACGGTAAAGATGAAATATGCGACCATTTGATTGCTTTTTTGGATGATAAAGCTGTGGGAACGGCGAGGATAAGATATATAGATGATAAAACTGTCAAAATAGAAAGGCTTGCTGTATTATCTACGGTTAGAGGTCAAGGTATTGGTAAGAAAATTATCGAAGAGGCGTTGTTAATTATAGCAAACAAAAAGATTCCGGAAGTTGTGATTAACGCGCAAGAGTATGTAAAAGGTTTATACTATAAATTCGGTTTTGCCGAAGAGGGAGAAATATTTATAGAAGCGGGTATTCCTCATGTCAAAATGAGGAAAAAGTTGTAGAGACGTTCCGGTGGAACGTCTGTACGAAAGTTAGGATTTTATATAAATTTATAATTTATAATTCTTCACTTTTAACTGATCGCAGAAGCGAAGCGATTTATGGCTGCCAAAAAAAAGGGAAATAAGTATAATAGTCTGCTGATTCTGGGGTTAATTTGGCTGATATCGGCTTTATGCGATCGCATTTGGTTTACACTAGATCGCTCAGTTCCAAGTTGGGATCAAGCAGATTACCTAACCGGCACGTTAAACTATTGGCGAGCGTTACAAAATGCTCAATGGTCAGATGCAGAATGGTGGCAAGGTTTTTGGTTGCTATCTTCCAAAATACCGCCTTTAACTTACATTATTACAGCTATTTTTCAAAATATCTTTGGAAAAAGTGCAGATCAAGCTACTTTAGTAATGCTGTTATTTAGCGGGATTTTACTTTTGTCAGTTTATGGTTTAGGTAAAGTGCTATTTAACGAGTCTGTAGGTTTATGGGCAGCTGCATTATGTCAAATTTTACCCGGTCTTTATCGCCTACGTTTAGAATTTCTCTTAGATTATCCCCTCGCATCTGTCGTTACTTTAAGTTTTTATTGCCTCACAGCTTGGACAGTTAGGGGAGACAGGGAGACTTGGAGACTTGGAGACTTGGAGACTTGGAGACAAGGAGAATTTTTGAATAATACTCCCCATCCCCCCATCCCCCCATCCCCCCATCCCCCTCTCCCCTCCCTTCTCTGGGCAGGTGCTTTTGGTTTATCGTTAGGATTGGCGTTGTTAGTAAAGCAAACTGCGTTATTCTTTTTATTAACGCCGATCGCTTGGGTAGGATTTGCAGCATTACGTCAACGACGATGGGGACGTTTAGCACAGCTACTAGGTAGTTTATGCTTGTCTGTATTGGTGTTTGCTCCCTGGTATCGTACCAATTGGTTAATTATCCTTACTTCTGGTAAGCGAGCAACATTAGATTCTGCTATTGCTGAACATGAAGCACCTTTAAATACACTACAAGCTTGGACTTATTATTGGCATCAATTACCCAATCAAGTTTCTTTACCTTTATTGCTTGTACCTATATTTGCCTTACTACTCTATTGGGGACATGTTAGGGAAGAAAGACAAAAAGACAAGGAGACAAAAAGACAAGGAGACAAAAAGACAAGGAGAAATTTGCAAAATTCTTTTCTCCCCATCCCCCCCTCTTCCCCTCTCCCCCTCTCCCCCTCTCCCCCAACTTCCTACTCCCTAAAATGGATCGCAATATTTTGGGTGGGAAGTTATCTATTATCATCCCTCAACCCTAACAAGGACGATCGCTATGTCTTACCCTACTTACCAGTATTGTCATTATTCTTGGCTTATGGGTTAACTTGTTCTCGTCATCTTTGGGGAAAGCGTACCCGCTTTTATACTGTTGGTTTGGCAATAATTTTGATGTTATTCAACTTGTTTCCTGTCGGAGGTGTTTTGGGTGGTTGGATGACGCAAACTTTAAGTCCGCGATCGCAGCATTATCCTTATTTAGGAATTGAGTTACCGCACCGACAAGTAATTGCCCAGATTATCCAAACAGAACCATATCTGCGTTCTACGCTGGGAGTTTTGCCTTCTACTGCTAAAATTAACCAGCACAATTTAAATTATTATGGGGCATTAGAGAATTTTCAAGTTTATGGACGACAGGTAGGAATAAGGAAAAAGTTTCTTGAACAAGATAGGCGATCGCTTTCTTGGTTTCTCACCAAAACTGGCAATCAAGGTTCAATTCCCGAAACCCAAGCTGCCATAGTTGAAGCTGTGCAAACATCACCAGATTTCCAGCTAAATAAGTCTTGGAAGTTACCCGATCACAGTCTTCTGAAACTTTATCATCAAAAGCTGCCACCGATAGAAGTAAAATCTTTATCGGCAATAACTCCCCGTCGGATTATTCTATCACGAGTCACAGTCCCCAAAAAAGCGCCGCCAGGAATACCTGTACCTGTAACTTATGAGTGGTCTGGTTCCTCGCAAGAGTTACAACAAGGTTTGGTATTATTAACTTGGCGAAACACCAATAATTCCAAATGGTTACACGATCACGGTATCGCAATGGGCAATTTGCATTCCACTTCAAATCAGCATTTATCAGTTATTGAAAGAATGGCGATGCTACCAAGTGCCGATACACCACCAGGAATTTACACCTTAGAAGCAGCTTATCTCAATCGAGTTTCTGGCGAAATTTATCCGATTAAAGTGCCCAAAGTTACTTTGCAAATCGACCCTCAAGCCACCGCTACACCAGCACCTGAGTTAGATTTAGTAACGCAATTACGCATATTAGGAGCTAATTTATCCAAAGGTGCATCGGCACTAGAACAAATATTTGATGAAGTTGGACGTATTAATCAATACGATCCAACTCAGGATTATTTGGTACAAGGAAGATTAACATTAGGATATAGATTAGAGCATATTGCTCAAAATCGTGATTGGGCGTATGCTTTAGCTTTAGCAAATGTATTGCAAACAAGAGTCAATGATGCGATCGCATCTTTTACTAAAGTAATTCAGTTAGACGCAGAAAATCCCTATGCTTACGGCTATCTAGCATTTGTCCATCTCTATAATTGGCAACCAGTAGCAGCGCAAAAATCCCTACAACCCGGTTTAGCCAAAAACCCCAACATAACTGAACTAAAGGGACTTTCAGCAGTTGCCTACCTCATGCAAGGAAACATAATTAAAGCATGGCAGATTTATCAAGAATTTAAAGGGAATGGCTAATGGGGAATGGGCTTTTTTAATTTGGGTCAAAGGGGAGGCAGTGCGGTGAGACCAGCCCCCGACGGGCGCGGTCTCCCTGATCGATGGGGGACTGGCGAACCCGGAGGGTCTTGGGGTCGGACCAAGTGCAGCACCTGCCTATGATTGGGGAAAGGGTAAAGGTATGGAAATAGAGAGTTATTTAAATCACTCCTGGGATATTTTTCTTTCCCTTTCCCCCTCCTCAATGGGTAATGGGTAATGGGTAAAAACTATTAGCAATTACCAATTCGCAATTACCAATTCCCAATTACCCATTACCCAAATATCGCATTAATATTGACTCTAATTGAACGATACCAATCGGTTTGCTGAGATAGTCGTTAGCACCAGCTTGCCACAAGCGTTCCGTAAGGTTGCGGTACTCCGCATCCCGCTCTACAGTCATTGCCATTGGTGTCATAATTACCACCGGCAAATCTTGCCAAGAAGGTATCTGTCGCACAAGATTCAGTAAATCCCATCCGCTAACATCTCCACTTAAATGCACATCTAACAAAATTAAATCTGGTTGAAAATTTCTTACCCAATGCAAGAAGCTGTTTGAGTCACCTGTTTTCTCCACCTCATAGCCAATTGTCTCAAGATAATCTTGCAGCAACCTAGCAGTGTTTTCCTCGTCTTCCACAAGCAAGATGCGTTTATTAATTGTAGTAGCGGGGACACTCGGACTAGGGGACACAGGAAAAGAAACTTTAGAAGAATTATTTTCTTCCCCCCGCTCCGGTGCTGAATGATGAATTTGATTTGGTAGAAACAGCATAAATTGACTACCTTCTCCCAAAGTCGATTCTACTGTCACATCTCCACCATGCATCCGTGCTAACTTGCGTGTCAAAGCTAAACCTAAACCAGTACCTTCGTACTCGCGATTTAAGCGGCTGTCAAGCTGTTTAAACGGTTCAAACAAAAATTGAAACTGACTTGAGTCGATACCAATACCCGTATCGGAAACTGTAAACATCATCCCTTGCGGTACTTTTTTCACCGTCAGCGAGACTTTACCCGCTGGGGTGAATTTAATCGCATTCGTGAGCAGATTTAATAGCATTTGTTTAATTCGTCGCTCGTCGGCAATGCAAACGTCTGCCTCTGGATATATTTCGGTTGTGAGTTGCAATTTTTTTTCTAAAGCGCGATCGCACACTGTCGATATTACAGAGTTACAAATATCTTGCACTTGCAAAGGTAACAGCGTTAATTCTTCTTTGCCGGCTTCTACCCTAGACAAATCAAGGATATCGTTAATCAGTGCCAGCAACTGTTCACCACTACTATATATATAATTTACATATTCTTCTTGCTTATCATTGAGTGTGCCTACTATTTTTTGTTGCAGCAACTGAGATAACCCCATAATTGCATTCAGAGGTGTACGCAGTTCATGGCTCATAGTTGCTAAAAATTCACTTTTTGCCCGACTGCTTACTTCTGCTGCTTCTTTAGTTTTAAGCAATTTTAACTCAGTTCGCTTGCGTTGTGTGATATCTTCTATAATGGTGAGGAAAAATTCCGGTTGATTATTTGTGTCGCAAATCAAAGAAACGGAAATGTGAGTCCAAACTAAGCTACCGTCTTTATGTTGAAAACGCAATTCTTTCTTGAAGCAATCCCGATTTTCTGCTACTATTTGTTGGTACTGTAAATCTGTAGTCAAATCTTCTGAATAAATATAATCTGTAAGCCGTTTGTCGCATAGTTCTTCTTGATTGTAACCTAGCATCTGACATAAAGCCGGATTACTATCTACTAT
Coding sequences:
- a CDS encoding GAF domain-containing hybrid sensor histidine kinase/response regulator, producing MRVLAVRDITECKQMEEDLLIRENYLRSQSQTLMQLAKSNTFEQGNLNATLKEITEAAARSLLVQRVGVWLYSSDESKIECIDLYDVSTNQHTAGLSLLKANCPAYFQALEEERSIAVNDIFNDKRTQEFSKSYLSMLGVTSVLYAPIWLGNRLVGVVCHQHINSVRQWTLEEENFAASIADFVKLAIEISERNAAQSALRKSEAKFRAMFERSSIGISLANMDERIVDSNPALCQMLGYNQEELCDKRLTDYIYSEDLTTDLQYQQIVAENRDCFKKELRFQHKDGSLVWTHISVSLICDTNNQPEFFLTIIEDITQRKRTELKLLKTKEAAEVSSRAKSEFLATMSHELRTPLNAIMGLSQLLQQKIVGTLNDKQEEYVNYIYSSGEQLLALINDILDLSRVEAGKEELTLLPLQVQDICNSVISTVCDRALEKKLQLTTEIYPEADVCIADERRIKQMLLNLLTNAIKFTPAGKVSLTVKKVPQGMMFTVSDTGIGIDSSQFQFLFEPFKQLDSRLNREYEGTGLGLALTRKLARMHGGDVTVESTLGEGSQFMLFLPNQIHHSAPERGEENNSSKVSFPVSPSPSVPATTINKRILLVEDEENTARLLQDYLETIGYEVEKTGDSNSFLHWVRNFQPDLILLDVHLSGDVSGWDLLNLVRQIPSWQDLPVVIMTPMAMTVERDAEYRNLTERLWQAGANDYLSKPIGIVQLESILMRYLGNG